From the genome of Sulfitobacter sp. DSM 110093, one region includes:
- a CDS encoding ATP-binding protein, translating to MVSLNQLVAVCLMYVAGLFIVAFAAERAALRGQGGWLLRSPLVYTLSLSIYCTAWTFYGAVGYAARSGLEYVTIYLGPSLVMIGWWWGLRRLVRIGRSHRVTSIADLISSRYGKSNTLAIVVTVMAVIGVTPYIALQLQSVILSLSIFAAPDVPLAEAGGDVINRGQAALWVAAGLTLFTVLFGTRNLNVNERHHGVVIAIAVEAVVKLLALVAVGIYVIWGLAGGLGETLARIDASDIGQWEVQGSRWAALTMLSGAALLCLPRMFQVMVVENDDERQLQIASWAFPLYLMLMSLFVVPIAVVGLDLMPEGANPDLFVLSLPLSQGQNGLAMLSFLGGFSSATSMVIVATLALSTMVSNHIVMPIWLAFRRDGATQSGDVRNIVILARRLSIFCVVGLGYLYYRASGGSGALAAIGTISFGGVAQFLPAMLGGVLWRGATRAGALCGLGTGFVLWVFTMLLPSFGADVALSSATLERGLWGLAWLRPEALFGIAGIDPTVHAVVWSLALNTLVFVVVSLFSFPAPLERLQGAQFVNVFDHSGPARGWTASVAGSEDLMIMAQRILGAREAQAFFAREAERQGQGQRLPEPTPRFVQALERELAASVGAATAHAMVAQIVGGASVSVQDLLAVADESAQMLEYSSQLETKSRELTETAAQLRTANEKLTQLSLQKDSFLSQISHELRTPMTSIRSFSEILRDAPGLTDADKNRYATIIHSETIRLTRLLDDLLDLSVLENGQVTLNQREGNLRDLLDLAVTTAQAGATRPLKVLRDPQAEDITLTSDLDRLVQVFINLVTNARKYCAADQPQLVISAQVMAQGVVIDFVDNGHGIDAGSEALIFEKFSRITGEGDGAGLGLAICREIMCRLGGEISFLGNVPGTAFRVQLPQSVLTTPAKDASPVIGADARS from the coding sequence ATGGTGTCGCTCAACCAGTTGGTCGCGGTCTGTCTGATGTATGTCGCGGGGCTGTTCATCGTGGCCTTTGCCGCCGAACGCGCGGCCCTGCGCGGGCAGGGCGGCTGGCTGCTGCGCTCACCGCTGGTCTATACGCTGTCGCTGTCGATCTATTGCACCGCTTGGACGTTCTATGGCGCAGTCGGATACGCCGCACGGTCGGGGTTGGAATATGTGACCATCTACCTTGGCCCATCGCTGGTGATGATCGGTTGGTGGTGGGGCCTGCGGCGTTTGGTGCGCATCGGGCGGAGCCATCGTGTGACCTCTATCGCGGACCTGATTTCTTCGCGCTACGGCAAATCCAACACGCTGGCGATCGTGGTGACGGTCATGGCCGTGATCGGCGTGACGCCCTATATCGCGCTGCAATTGCAATCGGTTATCCTTTCACTGTCGATTTTTGCTGCCCCCGATGTGCCGCTGGCCGAGGCGGGGGGCGATGTGATCAACCGCGGGCAGGCCGCCCTGTGGGTGGCGGCGGGGCTGACGCTGTTTACGGTGCTTTTCGGCACGCGGAACCTGAACGTGAACGAGCGGCACCACGGCGTTGTCATCGCCATCGCGGTTGAGGCGGTTGTCAAGCTGCTGGCGCTGGTGGCGGTCGGTATCTACGTGATCTGGGGTCTTGCCGGAGGCTTGGGTGAGACTTTGGCGCGGATCGATGCGTCGGACATTGGCCAGTGGGAGGTGCAGGGCAGCCGTTGGGCCGCGCTGACCATGCTGTCGGGGGCCGCGCTTTTGTGCCTGCCGCGGATGTTTCAAGTAATGGTTGTCGAGAATGACGATGAGCGCCAGTTGCAGATCGCCAGTTGGGCCTTCCCGCTTTATCTGATGCTGATGAGCCTTTTCGTCGTGCCAATCGCGGTCGTGGGGCTGGACCTGATGCCTGAAGGCGCGAACCCCGATCTGTTTGTGTTGAGCTTGCCGCTCAGCCAAGGGCAGAATGGGCTGGCGATGCTGTCCTTCTTGGGCGGTTTTTCCTCAGCCACTTCGATGGTGATCGTCGCCACGCTGGCGCTGTCGACGATGGTCAGCAACCATATCGTCATGCCGATCTGGCTGGCGTTTCGGCGCGATGGGGCGACGCAATCGGGTGATGTGCGCAACATCGTGATCCTCGCGCGGCGGCTGTCGATCTTTTGCGTGGTGGGCTTGGGCTATCTTTACTACCGCGCCTCGGGCGGCAGCGGGGCGCTGGCGGCGATTGGCACGATCTCTTTCGGCGGGGTGGCGCAGTTTTTGCCAGCGATGCTGGGCGGCGTGCTCTGGCGCGGGGCCACGCGGGCCGGGGCGCTTTGTGGGCTGGGCACGGGTTTCGTGCTCTGGGTTTTCACCATGCTGCTGCCCAGTTTTGGCGCGGATGTGGCATTGTCGAGCGCGACCTTGGAGCGCGGGCTGTGGGGGCTGGCATGGCTACGTCCCGAGGCGCTCTTTGGCATCGCCGGGATCGACCCGACCGTCCATGCGGTGGTCTGGAGTCTCGCGCTTAACACGCTGGTCTTCGTGGTCGTCTCTCTTTTCAGCTTCCCTGCGCCGCTGGAGCGGCTCCAGGGCGCGCAATTTGTCAATGTCTTTGACCACTCCGGGCCAGCGCGGGGGTGGACGGCATCGGTCGCGGGCAGCGAAGACCTGATGATCATGGCGCAGCGGATCTTGGGCGCGCGGGAGGCGCAGGCGTTCTTTGCGCGAGAGGCCGAGCGGCAGGGACAGGGGCAGCGGTTGCCGGAACCCACGCCGCGATTCGTGCAGGCGTTGGAGCGGGAGTTGGCGGCCTCCGTCGGGGCGGCGACCGCCCATGCGATGGTGGCGCAGATCGTGGGCGGGGCGTCTGTTTCGGTGCAGGACCTGCTCGCTGTGGCCGACGAATCCGCGCAAATGCTGGAGTATTCAAGCCAGCTTGAAACCAAATCGCGCGAGTTGACCGAAACCGCGGCGCAGCTGCGGACGGCGAATGAAAAGCTCACGCAATTGTCGCTGCAAAAGGACAGTTTCCTAAGCCAGATCAGCCATGAATTGCGCACGCCGATGACGTCGATCCGGTCGTTTTCGGAGATTCTGCGTGACGCGCCGGGCCTCACGGACGCGGATAAGAATCGCTACGCCACGATCATCCACAGCGAGACGATCCGCCTGACGCGGCTCTTGGATGATCTGCTGGACCTGTCTGTGCTGGAGAACGGGCAGGTGACGTTGAATCAGCGGGAGGGCAACCTGCGCGACCTGCTCGATCTGGCGGTGACCACGGCGCAGGCCGGGGCCACGCGACCGCTTAAAGTGCTGCGCGATCCGCAGGCTGAGGATATCACCCTGACCAGCGACCTCGACCGGCTGGTGCAGGTGTTTATCAACCTTGTTACCAATGCGCGCAAATACTGCGCTGCCGATCAGCCACAACTGGTGATCTCGGCACAGGTCATGGCGCAGGGGGTGGTGATCGATTTCGTCGACAACGGCCACGGGATTGACGCAGGCTCAGAAGCGCTGATTTTCGAGAAATTTTCGCGCATCACCGGAGAGGGCGATGGCGCAGGCCTTGGCCTTGCTATCTGCCGAGAGATCATGTGCCGTTTGGGCGGCGAGATCAGCTTTTTGGGGAATGTGCCCGGCACGGCGTTTCGGGTGCAATTGCCGCAGAGCGTTTTGACAACGCCAGCAAAAGACGCCAGCCCCGTGATCGGGGCCGATGCGCGGTCTTAG
- the fabD gene encoding ACP S-malonyltransferase: MSIAFVFPGQGAQTIGMGRDLAEAYPEARAVFQEVDDALGEKLSDLIWEGDIETLTLTQNAQPALMATSMAAMAALKAEGIEVGKAAYVAGHSLGEYSALCAAGSLSLADTARLLRIRGKAMQAAVPVGEGAMAAILGLGIEETEKLAEAAAEGEVCQVANENDPSQNVLSGDKAAVERAVAMAKDAGAKRALLLPVSAPFHCPLMGPAAEEMARALGEVTFDAPTVPLVANVTAEAVTDPQKIRDLLVEQVTGRVRWRSSVEWMAAQGVTEAWEIGAGKALSGMIRRIEKSLATRSIGTPDEVKAAKEV, encoded by the coding sequence ATGAGCATTGCATTCGTTTTCCCGGGCCAGGGTGCCCAAACCATCGGCATGGGCCGCGATCTGGCCGAAGCCTATCCTGAAGCCCGCGCCGTTTTCCAAGAAGTCGATGACGCCCTTGGCGAAAAACTGTCTGACCTGATCTGGGAGGGGGACATCGAGACGCTGACCCTCACACAGAACGCCCAGCCTGCGTTGATGGCTACGTCGATGGCGGCGATGGCCGCGCTGAAGGCGGAAGGGATCGAGGTTGGCAAAGCGGCCTATGTGGCGGGCCATAGCCTTGGTGAGTATTCCGCGCTTTGCGCCGCAGGGTCGCTGTCACTGGCGGATACCGCGCGGTTGCTGCGCATTCGCGGCAAGGCGATGCAGGCTGCTGTTCCAGTAGGTGAGGGCGCGATGGCTGCGATCCTCGGGCTTGGTATCGAAGAGACCGAGAAGCTGGCCGAAGCCGCCGCCGAAGGTGAGGTCTGTCAGGTCGCGAATGAAAATGATCCGAGCCAGAACGTGTTGTCGGGCGATAAGGCCGCCGTGGAGCGTGCCGTGGCCATGGCCAAGGATGCGGGCGCCAAACGCGCGTTGCTGCTGCCGGTCTCTGCGCCTTTCCATTGCCCGCTGATGGGGCCTGCCGCTGAGGAGATGGCGCGCGCTTTGGGGGAGGTGACCTTTGATGCCCCTACCGTGCCGCTGGTTGCCAATGTTACCGCAGAGGCCGTGACCGATCCGCAAAAGATTCGCGATTTGTTGGTAGAACAGGTGACAGGTCGGGTGCGCTGGCGGTCTTCGGTTGAGTGGATGGCCGCGCAGGGCGTTACCGAAGCATGGGAGATCGGCGCGGGCAAAGCACTGTCGGGCATGATCCGCCGGATCGAAAAGTCGCTTGCCACCCGCAGCATCGGCACGCCGGATGAGGTCAAAGCCGCGAAAGAGGTGTAA
- a CDS encoding lytic transglycosylase domain-containing protein, which translates to MPQTTRRMFLSFIAATALTACNAAPMVSPEPPQRTALPLHPNETPELRRKINHWADFYDLPRPLVHRLAIRESTHNPRARNGPYFGLMQILPATARSMGFQGSSSDLLDADTNLKYALKYLRGAWLLSDGDHGTAIKWYARGYYYEAKKRGMLVETGLRDG; encoded by the coding sequence ATGCCACAGACCACACGCCGCATGTTCCTCTCTTTCATTGCCGCTACTGCTCTCACCGCCTGCAACGCCGCCCCTATGGTGTCTCCAGAGCCCCCGCAGCGCACCGCCCTGCCCCTGCACCCGAACGAGACGCCTGAACTGCGGCGTAAAATCAACCACTGGGCCGATTTCTACGACCTGCCGCGCCCATTGGTTCATCGTCTGGCAATCCGCGAAAGCACCCATAACCCCCGTGCCCGCAACGGCCCCTACTTTGGCTTGATGCAAATCTTGCCTGCCACGGCCCGTTCAATGGGTTTCCAAGGCAGTTCATCCGACCTTTTGGATGCAGACACCAATCTGAAATACGCGCTGAAATACCTTCGTGGCGCTTGGCTTTTGTCTGACGGGGACCACGGCACCGCCATCAAATGGTACGCGCGTGGCTATTATTACGAAGCCAAGAAACGCGGCATGCTAGTGGAAACCGGCCTGCGCGATGGGTGA
- a CDS encoding TIGR01244 family sulfur transferase, with the protein MDIRQITPRYFVAPQIEPGDMESLRAQGITRILCNRPDAEVPPSHQAAAMRDAAEAAGIAFAEQPLTHQTMTPDVIANNRALGVETDDIVLAYCASGTRSTIAWALGQAGEMDSDAIIEAARQGGYDLENMRPMLGQSYS; encoded by the coding sequence ATGGATATTCGCCAAATCACCCCCCGCTATTTCGTCGCCCCGCAAATCGAGCCCGGTGACATGGAAAGCCTGCGCGCCCAAGGCATCACCCGCATCCTGTGCAATCGCCCCGATGCGGAAGTGCCGCCCAGCCACCAAGCCGCCGCCATGCGCGACGCGGCTGAGGCGGCGGGCATCGCCTTTGCCGAGCAACCGCTGACCCATCAGACCATGACCCCCGATGTCATCGCCAACAACCGCGCCCTTGGGGTCGAAACGGATGATATCGTGCTGGCCTATTGCGCCTCCGGCACCCGCTCGACCATTGCTTGGGCCTTGGGCCAAGCCGGCGAGATGGACAGCGACGCGATCATCGAAGCGGCGCGTCAGGGTGGCTATGACCTTGAAAACATGCGCCCAATGCTGGGCCAGAGCTATAGCTAA
- the rplI gene encoding 50S ribosomal protein L9 codes for MQVILLERVAKLGQMGEVVDVKSGYARNYLLPQGKALSASKANVEAFEGQKAQLEAQNLETKKEAEAMAEKLNGQQFVVIRSASDAGALYGSVTTRDAAEAATDEGFSVDRKQVVLGQPIKYLGVHEVQVVLHPEVTATIELNVARSPEEAELQASGKSIQELAAEEEAAAEFEISELFDDIGSAADEDSDSDVVRTPEGDAQDDSNS; via the coding sequence ATGCAAGTTATCCTTCTGGAACGTGTGGCCAAACTGGGCCAGATGGGCGAAGTCGTCGACGTGAAGTCGGGCTACGCTCGCAACTACCTTCTGCCCCAAGGCAAAGCGCTGTCGGCCTCCAAGGCCAACGTCGAAGCCTTTGAAGGTCAGAAAGCTCAGCTTGAGGCGCAAAACCTCGAGACCAAAAAAGAAGCCGAAGCCATGGCCGAAAAGCTGAACGGTCAGCAATTCGTCGTGATTCGCTCTGCTTCCGACGCTGGCGCACTTTACGGTTCCGTCACCACCCGTGACGCCGCCGAAGCCGCCACCGATGAAGGTTTCTCGGTTGACCGCAAGCAGGTCGTTCTGGGCCAGCCCATCAAGTATCTGGGTGTCCACGAAGTGCAGGTCGTTCTGCACCCCGAAGTGACCGCCACAATCGAGCTGAACGTCGCACGTTCGCCCGAAGAGGCCGAGCTTCAGGCATCTGGCAAATCGATTCAGGAATTGGCCGCCGAAGAGGAAGCCGCTGCTGAATTCGAAATCTCCGAACTGTTTGACGACATCGGTTCCGCCGCTGACGAAGATAGCGACTCGGACGTTGTGCGCACCCCCGAGGGCGACGCACAGGACGACAGCAACAGCTGA
- the rpsR gene encoding 30S ribosomal protein S18, which translates to MAAKPFFRRRKVCPFSGDNAPAIDYKDTRLLQRYISERGKIVPSRITAVSAKKQRELARAIKRARFLALLPYAVK; encoded by the coding sequence ATGGCTGCAAAACCATTTTTCCGTCGTCGTAAAGTGTGCCCCTTCTCGGGCGACAACGCACCTGCGATTGACTACAAGGACACACGTCTGCTGCAACGCTACATCTCTGAGCGTGGCAAGATCGTTCCTTCCCGTATCACCGCCGTATCGGCCAAGAAACAACGCGAACTGGCCCGTGCCATCAAACGCGCTCGTTTCCTCGCCCTGCTGCCCTACGCCGTTAAGTAA
- a CDS encoding bifunctional 2',3'-cyclic-nucleotide 2'-phosphodiesterase/3'-nucleotidase, producing MTLRLNRRHFLAGSAGLLALHPFSLRAAANQAHLRLMETTDLHVHVFPYDYYADKEVDTVGLARTASIVKSIRAEATNTLMLDNGDFLQGNPMGDYIAYERGMKEGDMHPVIQAMNTLGFDASTLGNHEFNYGLDFLMKSLASADFPVVSANVVKKTGAKPSDDETLVKPYVLLDRKLTDGAGAEHSIKIGIIGFVPPQIMAWDRRHLEGNVQARDILEAARSWVPQMKEAGADIIIALSHSGIGAAKEEDLMENASVPLAAVEGIDAIMTGHSHLVFPSGTYADYAGVDVSKGTIHGKPATMGGFWGSHLGLIDLMLERDGNGWRIASHSAEARAISQRNEDRSVMPLVESDPEILASVQQEHDETLAYVRRAVGKTDANLHSYFALVADDPSVQIVSNAQTWYIEQMLKGTEHEGLPILSAAAPFKAGGRGGPEYYTDVPKGDVAIKNVADLYLYPNTARAVRVTGAEVKDWLERSAGMFNQITPGQQDQTLLSDSFPSYNFDVIDGVSYQIDLSQPSKFGPEGEVQNPDANRITNLKFDGQPIDPKSEFIIATNNYRAGGGGAFPGAKGDTVVFEGPDTNRDVIVRYIVEKGTISPRADANWRFAPLENTSVLFETGPKAADYLDEVTGVEMEQVRDTDTGFAQFRITL from the coding sequence ATGACCCTTCGCCTTAACCGCCGTCACTTCTTAGCCGGTTCTGCCGGGCTGTTGGCCCTGCATCCGTTTTCACTCCGCGCTGCGGCCAATCAAGCGCATTTGCGGCTGATGGAAACGACAGACCTGCATGTGCACGTCTTTCCCTACGACTATTACGCCGACAAGGAGGTCGACACCGTGGGCCTTGCCCGCACCGCGAGCATCGTCAAATCGATCCGCGCCGAAGCGACCAATACGCTAATGCTCGACAACGGGGATTTCCTGCAAGGCAACCCAATGGGCGATTACATCGCCTATGAGCGCGGCATGAAAGAGGGTGACATGCACCCGGTCATCCAAGCGATGAACACGCTTGGTTTTGATGCCTCCACCTTGGGCAACCATGAATTCAACTATGGGCTCGATTTCCTGATGAAATCCCTCGCCAGCGCCGATTTTCCCGTGGTCAGCGCCAATGTCGTCAAAAAGACAGGTGCCAAGCCCAGCGACGATGAAACGCTGGTGAAGCCCTATGTCCTGCTTGACCGCAAGCTGACCGATGGCGCGGGCGCGGAACATAGCATCAAGATCGGCATCATCGGCTTTGTCCCGCCGCAGATCATGGCATGGGACCGCCGCCACCTCGAAGGCAATGTACAGGCGCGCGACATCCTTGAGGCCGCCCGCTCGTGGGTGCCGCAGATGAAAGAGGCCGGCGCCGACATCATCATCGCGCTGTCGCACTCCGGCATCGGCGCGGCGAAAGAAGAAGACCTGATGGAGAACGCCTCGGTCCCGCTGGCCGCTGTCGAAGGGATCGATGCAATCATGACTGGGCACAGTCACCTCGTCTTCCCCTCAGGTACCTATGCCGACTATGCGGGCGTCGATGTGAGCAAGGGCACGATCCACGGCAAACCCGCCACCATGGGCGGCTTCTGGGGCAGCCACCTTGGCCTGATCGACCTGATGCTCGAACGTGACGGCAACGGGTGGCGCATTGCCAGCCACAGCGCCGAGGCCCGCGCGATTTCGCAGCGCAACGAAGACCGTTCGGTCATGCCGCTGGTGGAAAGCGATCCTGAAATCCTCGCGTCAGTGCAGCAGGAACATGACGAAACACTCGCCTATGTCCGCCGCGCCGTGGGCAAGACAGACGCAAACCTACACAGCTATTTCGCACTGGTGGCCGATGACCCTTCGGTGCAGATCGTTTCAAACGCGCAGACTTGGTATATTGAACAGATGCTCAAGGGGACCGAGCATGAGGGTCTGCCGATCCTGTCAGCCGCCGCGCCCTTCAAGGCCGGAGGGCGGGGTGGACCGGAGTATTACACCGATGTGCCCAAGGGCGATGTGGCGATCAAGAATGTTGCCGACCTCTACCTCTACCCCAACACCGCCCGCGCAGTGCGGGTGACGGGCGCAGAGGTCAAGGATTGGCTGGAACGCTCGGCTGGCATGTTCAATCAGATCACCCCTGGCCAGCAGGACCAAACCCTTCTGAGCGACAGCTTCCCCAGCTACAACTTCGATGTCATCGACGGGGTGAGTTACCAGATTGACCTAAGCCAACCGTCCAAGTTCGGCCCCGAGGGTGAAGTGCAAAACCCCGATGCCAACCGCATCACCAATCTGAAGTTCGACGGTCAACCGATTGACCCCAAATCTGAATTTATCATTGCCACCAACAACTACCGCGCAGGCGGGGGCGGTGCGTTTCCCGGCGCGAAGGGCGATACAGTCGTCTTTGAAGGGCCAGATACAAACCGCGATGTGATCGTCCGCTACATTGTTGAGAAAGGCACCATCAGCCCACGTGCCGACGCCAACTGGCGCTTTGCACCGTTGGAGAATACCAGCGTCTTGTTTGAAACGGGACCAAAGGCTGCCGACTATCTGGATGAGGTGACCGGCGTGGAGATGGAGCAGGTGCGCGATACCGATACTGGTTTCGCTCAGTTCCGCATCACTCTGTAA
- the tig gene encoding trigger factor produces the protein MQVNETLNEGLKRGYNITVTAAELEAKVNEKLAEAQPEVEMKGFRKGKVPMALLKKQFGQRIMGEAMQESIDGAMAEHFEESGDRPAMQPEVKMTNEDWKEGDDVEVSMAYEKLPEIPEVDLSKIELEKMVVKADDAAVEEALASLAETAQDFKARDKGAKAEDGDQVVIDFKGSVDGEEFEGGAAEDYPLVLGSNSFIPGFEEQLVGVTEGEEKSVVVNFPEEYQAEHLAGKEATFACTVKEVKEPVAAEVNDEMAKKFGADDLEALKGQIAERLEAEYAGASRAVMKRNLLDALDKEVSFDLPPSLVDAEAKQIAHQLWHEENPEVEGHDHPEVEPTDEHKTLAERRVRLGLLLAELGQKAEVQVTDAEMTQAIMNQARQYPGQERQFFEFVQQNQQMQQQMRAPIFEDKVVDHVVEQAKVTEKEISKDELQKAVEELEDE, from the coding sequence ATGCAGGTCAACGAGACGCTGAACGAAGGTCTGAAACGCGGTTACAACATCACCGTGACCGCCGCCGAACTCGAAGCCAAGGTCAACGAAAAGCTGGCCGAAGCGCAGCCCGAAGTCGAAATGAAGGGCTTCCGCAAGGGCAAGGTTCCAATGGCGCTGCTGAAAAAGCAGTTCGGCCAGCGGATCATGGGCGAAGCGATGCAGGAAAGCATCGACGGTGCCATGGCAGAGCATTTTGAAGAATCCGGCGATCGCCCCGCGATGCAGCCCGAAGTCAAAATGACCAACGAAGACTGGAAAGAAGGCGATGACGTCGAAGTTTCCATGGCCTACGAAAAACTGCCCGAAATCCCCGAAGTTGATCTGAGCAAGATCGAACTGGAAAAGATGGTTGTGAAGGCCGATGACGCCGCCGTTGAAGAAGCGCTGGCAAGCCTTGCCGAAACCGCACAAGACTTCAAAGCGCGTGACAAAGGCGCCAAAGCCGAAGACGGCGATCAGGTTGTGATCGACTTCAAAGGCTCCGTTGACGGTGAAGAATTCGAAGGCGGCGCGGCGGAAGATTACCCGCTGGTGCTGGGCTCCAACTCCTTCATCCCCGGCTTTGAAGAGCAGCTGGTTGGCGTGACCGAAGGCGAAGAGAAATCCGTCGTCGTGAACTTCCCCGAAGAGTATCAGGCTGAGCATCTGGCCGGTAAGGAAGCGACCTTCGCTTGCACCGTCAAAGAAGTGAAAGAGCCCGTCGCCGCTGAAGTAAACGACGAGATGGCCAAGAAATTCGGTGCCGACGATCTTGAAGCGCTGAAAGGTCAGATCGCTGAGCGTTTGGAAGCGGAATACGCTGGTGCTTCGCGCGCTGTGATGAAGCGTAACCTGTTGGACGCGCTCGACAAAGAAGTCAGCTTTGACCTGCCGCCATCGCTGGTTGATGCCGAAGCTAAGCAGATCGCACATCAGCTGTGGCACGAGGAAAACCCTGAGGTTGAGGGCCATGATCACCCCGAGGTTGAGCCGACAGACGAGCACAAGACACTGGCCGAGCGCCGCGTCCGTCTTGGCCTGCTTTTGGCCGAACTGGGTCAAAAGGCCGAGGTTCAAGTGACCGATGCCGAGATGACCCAAGCGATCATGAACCAAGCGCGCCAGTACCCAGGTCAAGAGCGTCAGTTCTTTGAATTCGTTCAGCAAAACCAGCAGATGCAGCAGCAGATGCGCGCGCCGATCTTTGAAGACAAGGTTGTCGATCACGTTGTTGAGCAAGCCAAAGTGACCGAGAAAGAGATCTCCAAAGACGAGCTTCAGAAAGCTGTCGAGGAACTGGAAGACGAATAA
- the rpsF gene encoding 30S ribosomal protein S6 has translation MPLYEHVMIARQDLSNTQAEGLIEHFGTVLADNDGKLVDSEYWGVKTMAYKINKNRKGHYAFLRSDAPATAVQEMERLMRLHDDVMRVLTIKVDEHKELPSVQMQKRDERPDRRERR, from the coding sequence ATGCCGCTTTATGAGCATGTTATGATTGCGCGTCAGGACCTGTCCAACACGCAAGCAGAAGGCCTCATCGAACACTTTGGCACCGTCCTCGCGGACAACGACGGCAAGCTCGTCGACAGCGAGTACTGGGGCGTCAAAACAATGGCCTACAAGATCAACAAAAACCGCAAGGGCCACTATGCCTTCCTGCGTTCGGACGCTCCTGCGACCGCCGTACAGGAAATGGAACGCCTGATGCGCCTGCATGATGACGTGATGCGCGTTCTGACCATCAAAGTTGATGAGCACAAAGAACTGCCGTCCGTACAAATGCAAAAGCGTGACGAGCGGCCCGACCGCCGCGAACGCCGTTGA
- a CDS encoding calcium/sodium antiporter: protein MNILFVLGGLLGLVLGGEYLVRGAVALAQRVGLSPLVIGLTVVGFGTSTPELVTSVQAAMLGAPDIALGNVVGSNIANIFLILGIAALIAPFAINRGSFARDGSVMLAASLLCLGAVLFGRVDRVAGLICIVGLAGYLIYTFRSDRSSRQAIEPLPDRAPMGLSLLWLLGGLVLTILSARFLVTGAVALAQAVGLSEAVIGLTIVAVGTSMPELVTSVIAARCGQSDVALGNVVGSNIFNILGVLGITAVIQPVGVAAQIATLDIWVMLAATLALIGCAAFGGRVTRGQGAIFALAYAGYVGVLLI, encoded by the coding sequence GTGAACATTTTGTTTGTGCTCGGCGGTTTGCTGGGTCTCGTGCTCGGTGGGGAGTATTTGGTGCGCGGTGCTGTGGCATTGGCGCAAAGGGTTGGGCTGTCGCCGCTGGTTATCGGTTTGACGGTTGTGGGCTTTGGCACCTCAACCCCTGAACTGGTGACTTCGGTCCAAGCTGCGATGCTGGGTGCGCCGGACATCGCGCTTGGCAACGTCGTCGGCTCTAACATCGCAAATATTTTTCTGATTCTAGGCATTGCCGCGCTGATCGCGCCTTTTGCGATCAATCGGGGCAGTTTTGCCCGCGATGGATCCGTCATGCTGGCGGCGAGCCTGCTTTGTTTGGGGGCGGTGCTGTTCGGGCGCGTTGACCGTGTGGCCGGGCTGATCTGTATCGTCGGGCTCGCGGGGTATTTGATTTACACCTTCCGAAGTGATCGCAGCAGCCGGCAGGCGATCGAGCCTCTGCCGGATCGGGCACCGATGGGGCTGTCGCTGCTTTGGCTTTTGGGGGGGCTGGTGCTGACGATCCTTTCGGCGCGGTTTCTGGTCACCGGGGCGGTGGCGCTGGCGCAGGCCGTTGGGCTCTCTGAGGCGGTCATCGGCTTGACCATCGTGGCCGTGGGCACCTCCATGCCGGAACTTGTAACCTCGGTCATCGCGGCACGCTGCGGGCAGAGCGATGTGGCTCTGGGCAACGTGGTCGGCTCTAATATATTTAACATTCTTGGTGTGCTTGGGATCACGGCGGTGATTCAGCCGGTCGGTGTGGCTGCGCAAATTGCCACGCTCGACATCTGGGTCATGCTCGCGGCCACGCTGGCTTTGATCGGCTGCGCCGCGTTTGGCGGGCGTGTGACGCGTGGGCAGGGCGCGATCTTTGCCTTGGCCTATGCGGGCTACGTCGGTGTGCTGTTGATCTAA
- a CDS encoding DUF2312 domain-containing protein has protein sequence MSDTSTNPDVVESQGDATYRVTANELRQFVERIERLDAEKKDLAEQQKEVMAEAKSRGYDTKVLRKVIALRKRDKDDIAEEEAVMDMYKEALGM, from the coding sequence ATGAGCGATACCAGCACCAACCCCGACGTCGTCGAATCCCAAGGCGATGCCACTTACCGCGTGACAGCCAATGAGCTGCGCCAGTTCGTGGAGCGGATCGAGCGTTTGGACGCCGAAAAGAAAGACCTCGCTGAACAGCAAAAAGAGGTGATGGCCGAAGCAAAATCGCGCGGTTACGACACCAAAGTGCTGCGCAAGGTGATCGCCCTGCGCAAGCGTGACAAGGACGACATCGCCGAAGAAGAAGCGGTGATGGATATGTACAAAGAAGCCTTGGGCATGTGA